In a single window of the Bos javanicus breed banteng chromosome 16, ARS-OSU_banteng_1.0, whole genome shotgun sequence genome:
- the MYOCOS gene encoding myocilin opposite strand protein, translated as MAGKGSTGYSINLPYRDLASEVMRRRITMTRREERFTKQSDDAGEIPSDVESRQALPSAASPKVPPAPPPSPAEDFLST; from the exons ATGGCTGGGAAAGGCTCCACGGGCTACAGCATTAACCTCCCCTACAGAGACCTGGCCTCCGAGGTGATGAGGCGCAGGATCACCATGACCAGGAG AGAAGAAAGATTTACCAAGCAAAGTGATGACGCTGGGGAAATACCCTCAGATGTGGAATCCAGACAAGCCCTCCCGAGTGCAGCTAGCCCCAAAgtacccccagccccacctccctctccagctGAAGACTTCCTAAGCACCTAA